A section of the Schistosoma haematobium chromosome ZW, whole genome shotgun sequence genome encodes:
- the RPL21_2 gene encoding 60S ribosomal protein L21 (EggNog:ENOG410VBCK~COG:J~BUSCO:EOG091G0SNM) yields the protein MTNTKGYRRGTRYLFSRKFRHHGPLPSSVYMRVYRRGDIVDIKGDGGVQKGMPHKSYHGRTGRVYNVTPHAVGIIVNKRVGNRIIPKRINVRIEHVKPSKCREDFLRRVKENDVKRREAKERNVFVQLKRQPAQPRIAHFVKTKNNPVVTVHPLPYELIA from the exons ATGACAAACACCAAAGGTTATCGTCGAGGCACAAGATACTTATTCTCTCGAAAATTCAGGCACCATGGACCTCTGCCGTCTTCGGTTTATATGCGAGTGTATCGACGTGGTGATATCGTAGATATAAAGGGTGATGGTGGTGTCCAAAAGGGTATGCCCCACAAGTCATATCATGGTCGAACTGGTCGCGTCTATAACGTCACTCCACATGCTGTTGGAATAATCGTCAATAAACGTGTCGG TAATCGTATAATTCCTAAACGAATAAATGTAAGGATTGAACATGTGAAGCCCAGTAAGTGCAGAGAAGATTTCCTCCGTCGTGTGAAAGAGAATGACGTAAAAAGACGGGAAGCAAAAGAAAGAAATGTGTTTGTCCAACTGAAGCGACAG CCTGCCCAGCCAAGGATAGCTCACTTCGTAAAGACCAAAAATAATCCAGTTGTCACTGTCCATCCGTTACCGTATGAACTCATTGCTTAA
- a CDS encoding hypothetical protein (EggNog:ENOG41KOG3645~COG:T): protein MYWLYIDLSIISINLLTFNSVFGKSYEEILANHLINQPNLWLQPSACPHICQKPLLVNLTYNLIQVVKLSHSDETLIISGWFTIRWMDYRLKWKPRDFGDLQNILIFKSKQLWRPDLAFGNRKKNGLFDLASGNNASRLMVESDGYVTWLHGSVLELSCPLDMTKLPFDRQKCYLVLTTLYSTIKQLEINLKIDHLSIDNSFMPNANHSEWIIEEIGYHSSVYLRQTNSKYQYLVISIKLKHEPLYFVTFVVAPFTLISTLTCSIFTLSYPSDRLATALSLFFGATVYVITVSSNTPRSVSQIPLLGIYILNQLGFMGLATIVAVVNNHFAQWNSRLVCFVRPFKKEYSTKNQKIKLCEESSIKNQSSVSFVIVIIVVVNIDNN, encoded by the exons ATGTATTGGCTGTATATTGATTTAAGTATCATTTCTATAAACCTTCTTACATTTA ACTCAGTTTTTGGTAAAAGTTATGAAGAAATTCTAGCGAATCATTTAATCAATCAACCTAATTTATGGTTGCAACCATCTGCATGTCCTCATATTTGTCAGAAGCCCCTTCTTGTTAATCTAACATATAATCTTATACAAGTAGTAAAGTTg TCGCATTCAGATGAAACACTTATAATATCTGGATGGTTTACAATA AGGTGGATGGATTACCGTCTGAAGTGGAAACCACGAGATTTTGGCGATTTACAAAATATACTGATTTTTAAGAGTAAACAATTATGGAGACCTGATTTAGCATTTGGAAACCGTAAAAAGAACGGGCTGTTTGATTTGGCTTCGGGCAATAATGCATCGCGTTTGATGGTTGAGTCCGATGGTTACGTAACATGGTTACATGGTTCAGTTTTAGAACTATCTTGCCCTCTTGATATGACTAAATTACCATTTGACAGACAAAAATGTTATCTGGTTTTGACTACACTATATAGTACAATCAAACAATTAGAAATCAATCTAAAAATCGATCATTTAAGTATTGATAACAGTTTTATGCCCAACGCTAATCATAGTGAATGGATAATTGAGGAAATTGGTTATCATTCTTCTGTATACTTGAGGCAAACTAACTCAAAATATCAATATTTGGTAATATCTATTAAACTGAAACATGAACCCTTGTACTTTGTTACATTTGTTGTCGCACCATTCACATTGATTTCAACGTTAACATGTTCAATATTTACATTGAGTTATCCAAGTGATCGGTTAGCTACTGCATTATCATTATTCTTTGGTGCAACTGTATATGTTATTACTGTGTCATCAAACACACCTCGATCTGTGAGCCAGATACCACTTTTAG GAATTTATATATTGAATCAGCTAGGTTTCATGGGTTTGGCGACTATCGTTGCTGTTGTGAATAATCATTTTGCTCAATGGAACAGTCGTTTAGTATGCTTCGTGAGACCTTTTAAAAAGGAATATTCAACAAAAAATCAAAAGATCAAGCTTTGCGAAGAGTCTTCGATTAAAAATCAGTCTTCTGTAAGCTTTGTGATCGTAATAATTGTCGTCGTCAATATCGACAACAACTAA